In Paracoccus jeotgali, the following are encoded in one genomic region:
- a CDS encoding translocation/assembly module TamB domain-containing protein → MIRRFLAPLAFLALMPLAAPSPAQTPAAAETVAEISEQTDDDQGFLTRFVQNRLSGAGRTVRIDGFRGALSSRATFDRISVADDKGVWLVLHDGAIQWTRSALLRGRVEVGELQAALIEIPRGPVSEDEDEEPSRAEARSFNLPELPVAIQIEHLNAERVELGSPLLGEEAAITIDGSMSLAGGEGQADVAIRRVDGDRGIFTFKGSFDNDSRELHVDLELDEDPNGIFSRLAGIEGRPAVSGRIKGDGPLGDFAADIRLATDGVERVSGQLAFQTAQGPEGAPGNSFSLDLGGDLAPLLPPQNRDFFAGDTRITATGWRAMSGRLVVDELALQTDALKLRGQLATNDSNAPQKLDLSVDFGEEAGAQVLPVTIPFMNPPINVLSGSLDVDYDASQGSGWQLKGWLSEIDRAQMRVKRLDLDGSGQVRLAQGETLEQVDGQIGFDASGINVVDERLQKVLGETLSGTTGFDFTPGDVLVLSDMQITGKDYGLQGGLTLDGLTSGIVLSSDNLTARHDDLSNLSELAGRPLGGSASADLTGFFQVLTGAFDVQGTVTGRDLSVDEPRLDRLLAGESQIALSAGRSQDGTELRRLAINAQRITLTAQGQVTSTFTDLTADFDVPTLSDIDPALQGAMQAQAHVVGENGKRRVTLDGQATGLKTGVAALDGAFAGTSDLTATVLESADGGFTVTELALQNDQLALTGGGVIDGTQVDGQFDLNFSDLAALGETFGGRLNAHAEIATRDGVREITIDGNGTDLRVGQPNLNNALAGETQFSAQATQTGDQILLDQARLTNRDLIATAQGSISGSGTNLTGNVTLDSLAALSGDWDGSLTGDLVLTQGPQGTRALRVEATGQDLALGPDAENALPGQTDITISAEQTPDGTLRLDSFDLRHPRLQAQASGSVADGAINGQAQAQIADLAALGRGWQGSLDINAGLTTDSDGARAVEITGTGQDIRLGQQQTDAALTGTTRIDIAARQEGDGAIDVSRARITNDQLDISAQGQIGQAQTDATAQIVVRDLASLGLGLQGSLDVDARFADIGDGARRLTVSGHGNDLSLGQIGAQSGTGRTEIDIAAVERGDTYVIERAELASARNSIVASGQIGPQGTDAQAQLALNDLGAFGLGMSGALNAQARLTDAENGARDFSLTGTAQDLALNQAGADSALLGETRIEVTGQEQDGVITLDTATIAHPKLSADASGRFGEGQSDLTAQLDASDLSFLGRDFGGALQAQVTLQDQDGARQYRLTGTGRDLRLGQAQADAALQGETRLEVQAEQRGGRLDIQKLQAENAQLSLSGQGSIGDGQTDFQADAVSRDLGFLGQGFGGSVRARAVLRDQGGVQNFTISGTGTDITTGTAPADAALQGETRFSARGIRSGSTIRIDEAQARNARLTATAEGLVGGGRTDLRATLNAADLGFVSPTLRGRARIEGRVVDQPGDARRITAQGELTGLGIGNPRLDGLLAGTTRLELAAIQDASGLRIQNLDARNPQLRVIANGNPVEALNVDARLADLAALVPGLNGPAQAVGTIRQTPEGNRIELDLTAPGGTRARVAGLLAGTATDLRMSGVGDAALVNPLLRTRSVEGPVRFDLRMQGEPGLDALSGTLNLDNGRLAEPRIGLTLQGLNLSARLDRGLIAVDLRGGLSAGGSVSVDGNVDLRSGSPVLDLTARLNSAVIRDPSLYELTADGTVTLTGRAADGPLVGGTINILHAEIRIPSTGLGGAKAIPDIIHRNDSWQAAATRAKAGIEPYGSAAAQAAGLGGPAAIPPANPARFDLTIRAPNQVFIRGRGVDAELGGEMRLTGNARTPIPIGQLSLIRGRVDLLGKRFDLTEGLIELQGSLVPVMRLVASHTEGGILTRIIIDGDLREPDITFESVPELPQEEVLSYLLFGRGLDQISALQAAQLANAVAVLAGRGGIGVVGNIREAAGLDDLDLTVDDEGNVAVRAGKYLSRNVYTDVEVNGDGETQINLNLDLTESLTARGSVGSDGDTSIGIAFERDY, encoded by the coding sequence ATGATCCGTCGCTTCCTTGCACCGCTGGCCTTTCTGGCGCTGATGCCGTTAGCCGCCCCCAGCCCCGCGCAGACGCCCGCCGCGGCCGAGACGGTGGCCGAGATTTCCGAACAGACCGACGACGATCAGGGCTTTCTGACCCGCTTCGTGCAGAACCGCCTGTCGGGGGCCGGGCGCACGGTGCGGATCGACGGCTTTCGCGGCGCGCTGTCGTCGCGGGCGACCTTTGACCGGATCAGCGTCGCCGACGACAAGGGCGTCTGGCTGGTCCTGCATGACGGCGCGATCCAGTGGACCCGCTCGGCCCTGCTGCGCGGCCGCGTCGAGGTGGGCGAGCTGCAGGCCGCGCTGATCGAGATCCCGCGCGGCCCGGTGTCCGAGGACGAGGACGAGGAACCAAGCCGCGCCGAGGCCCGCAGCTTCAACCTGCCGGAACTGCCGGTCGCGATCCAGATCGAGCATCTGAACGCCGAGCGCGTGGAGCTGGGCAGCCCGCTCTTGGGGGAAGAGGCCGCGATCACCATCGACGGCTCGATGTCGCTGGCCGGGGGCGAGGGGCAGGCGGATGTGGCAATCCGCCGCGTCGATGGCGACAGGGGGATCTTCACCTTCAAGGGCAGCTTCGACAATGACAGCCGAGAACTGCATGTCGATCTGGAGCTGGACGAAGACCCGAACGGCATCTTTTCCCGCCTCGCCGGGATCGAGGGCCGCCCCGCCGTCAGCGGCCGGATCAAGGGCGACGGCCCGCTGGGCGATTTCGCCGCCGATATCAGGCTGGCGACGGACGGGGTCGAACGGGTCAGCGGCCAACTGGCGTTCCAGACCGCCCAGGGGCCGGAAGGCGCGCCCGGCAACAGCTTTTCGCTGGACCTTGGCGGCGATCTGGCGCCGCTGCTGCCGCCCCAGAACCGCGATTTCTTCGCTGGCGACACCCGCATCACCGCCACCGGCTGGCGGGCCATGTCGGGCCGGCTTGTGGTGGACGAGCTGGCGCTGCAGACCGACGCGCTGAAACTGCGCGGGCAACTGGCCACCAATGACAGCAACGCCCCGCAAAAGCTGGACCTGTCCGTCGATTTCGGGGAAGAGGCCGGCGCCCAGGTGCTGCCGGTCACAATCCCCTTCATGAACCCGCCGATCAACGTGCTGTCCGGCAGTCTCGACGTCGATTATGACGCGAGCCAAGGCTCTGGCTGGCAGCTCAAGGGTTGGCTCAGCGAGATCGACCGGGCGCAGATGCGGGTCAAGCGGCTCGATCTGGACGGCAGCGGGCAGGTCCGGCTGGCGCAGGGCGAGACGCTGGAACAGGTCGATGGCCAGATCGGCTTCGACGCCAGCGGCATCAACGTGGTCGACGAACGCCTGCAAAAGGTTCTGGGCGAGACGCTGTCCGGCACCACCGGTTTCGACTTCACCCCCGGCGACGTGCTGGTGCTGTCCGACATGCAGATCACCGGCAAGGATTACGGGCTGCAGGGCGGGCTGACGCTGGACGGGCTGACCAGCGGGATCGTGCTGTCTAGCGACAACCTGACCGCGCGGCATGACGATCTGTCCAACCTGTCGGAACTGGCCGGTCGCCCGCTGGGTGGCAGCGCCTCGGCCGATCTGACCGGGTTTTTTCAGGTGCTGACTGGCGCCTTTGACGTGCAGGGCACCGTCACCGGCCGCGATCTGAGTGTGGACGAACCACGGCTCGACCGGCTGCTGGCCGGCGAATCGCAGATCGCGCTGTCCGCGGGCCGCAGCCAGGACGGGACCGAACTGCGTCGGCTGGCGATCAACGCGCAGCGGATCACCCTGACCGCGCAGGGGCAGGTGACCTCGACTTTCACCGATCTGACGGCTGACTTCGACGTCCCGACGCTGTCCGACATCGACCCCGCGCTGCAGGGCGCGATGCAGGCGCAGGCGCATGTGGTGGGCGAGAACGGCAAGCGCCGGGTGACGCTGGACGGGCAGGCGACGGGGCTGAAGACCGGGGTCGCGGCGCTGGATGGCGCCTTTGCCGGCACGTCCGACCTGACCGCGACGGTGCTGGAAAGCGCCGATGGCGGGTTCACCGTGACCGAGCTGGCGCTGCAGAACGACCAGCTTGCCCTGACCGGCGGCGGCGTCATCGACGGCACGCAGGTCGATGGGCAGTTCGACCTGAATTTCAGCGATCTGGCGGCTTTGGGCGAGACCTTCGGCGGGCGGCTAAACGCGCATGCCGAAATCGCCACCCGCGACGGTGTGCGCGAGATCACCATCGACGGCAACGGCACAGATCTTCGCGTGGGGCAGCCGAACCTGAACAACGCGCTGGCCGGCGAGACGCAGTTTTCCGCCCAGGCCACGCAAACGGGCGACCAGATCCTGCTGGATCAGGCGCGGCTGACCAATCGCGACCTGATCGCCACCGCGCAGGGCAGCATCTCTGGCTCGGGCACGAACCTGACCGGCAATGTGACGCTCGACTCGCTGGCGGCGCTGTCGGGCGATTGGGACGGCTCACTGACCGGTGATCTGGTGCTGACGCAGGGGCCGCAGGGCACCCGCGCGCTGCGGGTCGAGGCGACGGGGCAGGACCTCGCGCTGGGCCCGGATGCCGAGAATGCCCTGCCGGGGCAAACCGACATCACCATCAGCGCCGAGCAGACGCCGGACGGGACGCTGCGGCTGGACAGCTTCGATCTGCGCCACCCAAGGCTGCAGGCGCAGGCCAGCGGCTCTGTCGCGGACGGGGCCATCAACGGGCAGGCGCAGGCGCAGATCGCGGATCTCGCCGCGCTGGGTCGGGGCTGGCAGGGGTCGCTGGACATCAACGCCGGGCTGACCACCGACAGCGACGGCGCCCGCGCGGTCGAGATCACCGGCACCGGGCAGGATATCCGTCTGGGCCAGCAGCAGACCGACGCCGCGCTGACCGGCACGACCCGGATCGACATTGCCGCGCGTCAGGAAGGCGACGGCGCGATTGACGTCAGCCGGGCCAGGATCACCAACGACCAGCTCGACATCAGCGCGCAGGGCCAGATCGGGCAGGCGCAGACCGATGCCACGGCGCAGATCGTCGTCCGCGACCTCGCCTCGCTGGGGCTGGGGCTTCAGGGCTCGCTGGACGTGGACGCCCGCTTTGCCGATATCGGCGACGGCGCGCGGCGGCTGACGGTCAGCGGCCATGGCAACGATCTCTCGCTGGGTCAGATCGGCGCGCAAAGCGGCACCGGCCGGACCGAGATCGACATCGCCGCCGTCGAACGCGGCGACACCTATGTGATCGAGCGGGCAGAGCTTGCGTCCGCGCGCAACAGCATCGTCGCCTCGGGTCAGATCGGGCCGCAGGGCACCGACGCGCAGGCGCAGCTGGCGCTGAACGACCTTGGCGCCTTCGGGCTGGGCATGTCGGGCGCGCTGAACGCGCAGGCCCGGCTGACCGACGCTGAAAACGGCGCCCGCGACTTTTCGCTGACCGGCACCGCGCAGGATCTGGCGCTGAACCAGGCCGGCGCCGACAGTGCCCTGCTGGGCGAGACGCGGATCGAGGTGACGGGGCAGGAACAGGACGGGGTGATCACGCTCGACACCGCGACCATCGCCCATCCCAAGCTGTCCGCCGACGCCTCGGGCCGCTTCGGCGAGGGGCAGAGCGATCTGACCGCGCAGCTGGACGCCAGCGACCTGTCCTTTCTGGGCCGCGACTTTGGCGGCGCGCTGCAGGCGCAGGTCACGCTGCAGGATCAGGACGGCGCGCGCCAGTATCGCCTGACCGGCACCGGGCGCGATCTGCGGCTGGGACAGGCGCAGGCCGATGCCGCCTTGCAGGGCGAGACGCGGCTGGAGGTGCAGGCCGAACAAAGGGGCGGACGGCTGGATATACAGAAGCTGCAGGCCGAGAACGCGCAGCTCAGCCTGTCCGGGCAGGGCAGCATCGGGGACGGCCAGACGGATTTTCAGGCCGACGCCGTCAGCCGCGATCTGGGCTTTCTGGGCCAAGGCTTCGGCGGCTCGGTCCGGGCGCGGGCCGTGCTGCGCGATCAGGGCGGGGTGCAGAACTTTACCATCAGCGGCACCGGGACGGACATCACCACCGGCACCGCCCCGGCCGATGCCGCGCTGCAGGGCGAGACGCGGTTTTCGGCGCGCGGCATCCGCAGCGGCAGCACCATCCGGATCGACGAGGCGCAGGCCCGCAACGCCCGCCTGACCGCCACGGCCGAGGGGCTGGTCGGCGGCGGTCGCACCGATCTGCGGGCGACGCTGAACGCGGCCGATCTGGGCTTTGTCAGCCCGACGCTGCGCGGCCGCGCCCGGATTGAGGGGCGCGTCGTCGATCAGCCGGGCGATGCCCGCCGCATCACCGCGCAGGGCGAGCTGACCGGCCTCGGCATCGGCAATCCGCGCCTCGACGGGCTGCTGGCCGGGACGACGCGGCTGGAACTGGCCGCGATTCAGGACGCCAGCGGGCTGCGCATCCAGAACCTCGACGCGCGCAACCCGCAGCTGCGCGTGATCGCCAATGGCAACCCGGTCGAGGCGCTGAATGTCGATGCCCGGCTGGCCGATCTGGCCGCGCTGGTGCCCGGCCTGAACGGTCCCGCGCAGGCGGTCGGCACCATCCGTCAGACGCCCGAGGGCAACCGGATCGAGCTGGACCTGACCGCCCCCGGCGGCACCCGCGCCCGCGTCGCCGGGCTGCTGGCCGGGACGGCGACCGATCTGCGCATGTCCGGGGTGGGCGATGCCGCGCTGGTCAACCCGCTGCTGCGCACCCGCAGCGTCGAAGGGCCGGTCCGCTTCGATCTGCGGATGCAGGGCGAGCCGGGGCTGGACGCGCTCAGCGGCACGCTGAACCTCGACAATGGCCGGCTGGCCGAGCCGCGCATCGGCCTGACGCTGCAGGGGCTGAACCTCTCGGCGCGGCTCGATCGCGGGCTGATCGCGGTCGATCTGCGCGGCGGCCTGTCCGCCGGGGGCAGCGTCAGCGTCGATGGCAATGTCGATCTGCGGTCGGGCAGCCCGGTTCTGGACCTGACTGCGCGGCTGAACAGCGCCGTGATCCGCGACCCCAGCCTGTATGAGCTGACCGCCGACGGCACCGTGACGCTGACCGGCCGTGCCGCCGACGGCCCGCTGGTCGGCGGCACCATCAACATCCTGCATGCAGAAATCCGCATCCCCTCGACCGGTCTCGGCGGGGCCAAGGCGATCCCCGACATCATCCACCGCAACGACAGTTGGCAGGCCGCCGCCACCCGCGCCAAGGCCGGGATAGAACCCTATGGCAGCGCCGCCGCCCAGGCCGCCGGCCTTGGCGGCCCGGCCGCGATCCCGCCCGCCAATCCGGCGCGCTTCGACCTGACCATCCGCGCCCCGAACCAGGTCTTTATCCGCGGCCGTGGCGTCGATGCCGAACTGGGCGGCGAGATGCGCCTGACCGGCAACGCCCGCACCCCCATCCCCATCGGCCAGCTATCGCTGATCCGGGGCCGCGTCGATCTGCTGGGCAAACGCTTCGACCTGACCGAGGGGCTGATCGAGCTGCAGGGCAGCCTCGTCCCCGTCATGCGGCTGGTGGCGTCCCATACCGAGGGCGGCATCCTGACCCGCATCATCATCGACGGCGATCTGCGCGAGCCGGACATCACCTTTGAATCGGTCCCCGAACTGCCGCAGGAAGAGGTGCTGTCCTATCTGCTGTTTGGGCGCGGTCTGGACCAGATCAGCGCCCTGCAGGCCGCCCAGCTGGCCAATGCGGTGGCGGTGCTGGCCGGGCGTGGCGGCATCGGCGTGGTCGGCAATATCCGCGAGGCCGCCGGGCTGGACGATCTGGACCTGACTGTAGACGATGAGGGCAATGTCGCCGTCCGGGCCGGGAAATACCTGTCCCGCAACGTCTATACCGATGTCGAGGTCAACGGCGACGGCGAGACGCAGATCAACCTGAACCTCGACCTGACCGAGTCCCTGACCGCCCGCGGCTCGGTCGGCAGCGACGGCGACACGTCGATCGGCATCGCGTTCGAGCGGGATTACTGA
- a CDS encoding HlyD family secretion protein, giving the protein MPKSNLKRFAPLILLVAVIAAYLGWTQLQAPDLPDGFAAANGRIEATEIDIAALTGGRIAEITASEGDFVRQGDVLVQMDVVQLNAQRRQAEAQLRRAEIGVQTATALVAQAEAQQRAAAASVDQAQAMADAAAQRYARSAQLRDSNTVSQQVLDDDLARDRQAKAGVASAEAQKAAAEAGISSAKAQVVDAEAAIEAAKASIDVISSAIDDATLTSPRDGRIQYLIAQEGEIVGSGGRILSLVDLGDVYMTVFLPTSQAGRVQAGAEVRLVMDAAPDLVIPATVSYVADVAQFTPKTVETADEREKLMFRVRARIEPELLTRYLEHVKTGLPGMAYIRLDPEAEWPDALADVVT; this is encoded by the coding sequence ATGCCGAAATCCAATCTGAAACGCTTTGCGCCCCTGATCCTGCTGGTCGCGGTCATTGCCGCCTATCTCGGCTGGACGCAGTTGCAGGCGCCCGACCTGCCCGACGGCTTTGCCGCCGCCAATGGCCGGATCGAGGCGACCGAGATCGACATCGCCGCCCTGACCGGCGGCCGCATTGCCGAGATCACCGCGTCCGAGGGCGATTTCGTCCGTCAGGGCGATGTGCTGGTGCAGATGGATGTGGTGCAGCTGAACGCGCAGCGCCGCCAGGCCGAGGCGCAGCTGCGTCGGGCCGAGATCGGCGTCCAGACCGCGACCGCCCTTGTCGCGCAGGCCGAGGCGCAGCAGCGCGCGGCGGCGGCCTCTGTCGATCAGGCGCAGGCGATGGCGGATGCGGCGGCGCAGCGTTATGCCCGCTCGGCGCAGCTGCGCGACAGCAACACCGTTTCGCAGCAGGTGCTGGACGACGATCTGGCCCGCGACCGTCAGGCCAAGGCCGGTGTCGCCTCGGCCGAGGCGCAGAAGGCCGCAGCCGAAGCCGGGATCAGCAGCGCCAAGGCTCAGGTGGTCGATGCCGAGGCCGCGATCGAGGCCGCGAAGGCGTCCATCGACGTCATCTCGTCGGCCATCGATGACGCGACGCTGACCTCGCCCCGCGATGGGCGCATCCAGTATCTGATCGCGCAAGAGGGCGAGATCGTCGGCTCGGGCGGGCGCATCCTCAGCCTCGTGGATCTGGGCGATGTCTACATGACCGTCTTCCTGCCGACGTCGCAGGCCGGGCGCGTGCAGGCGGGCGCCGAGGTGCGGCTGGTCATGGACGCGGCGCCCGATCTCGTGATTCCGGCGACCGTCTCCTATGTCGCCGATGTCGCGCAGTTCACCCCCAAGACCGTCGAGACCGCCGATGAGCGCGAAAAGCTGATGTTCCGCGTCCGCGCCCGGATCGAACCGGAATTGCTGACCCGCTATCTGGAACACGTCAAGACCGGCCTGCCCGGCATGGCCTATATCCGGCTGGACCCCGAGGCCGAATGGCCCGATGCGCTTGCCGATGTCGTGACATGA
- a CDS encoding autotransporter assembly complex protein TamA, translated as MRQTAKLVVIALTVMGGVMSQAAAQSASSSNPFSGLSRLFGGGGEKPVTTEEGRVLGPPVELDVVIVDGDDDLRDPVRSASLVAGALAEDRNTGQDMLAAARGDYARVLGVMYDEGYFSAIINITLDGVEAAGIAPLDAPKYVGKVVIAVDPGPRFKFARAELAPLAPGTRPDPDYAVGETAGTGIIKRATTSAIRDWRDASHAKARVEGQQIIADHNAAALESSVALRPGPPVTFGRLHASGNERLSTRRLLKIAGYPEGRPFDPDELETVRKRLRRAGVFSAITLVEADNLNPDNSMDIDLKVVEQKPRRIGAAFEISNVDGASLSAYWLHRNLLGGGERFRIEAAISDIKVDGDGRDYSFGMRIDRPATLSPDTTGYIDLQLSEDNEPDYYLRSGSFALGFNYIKSDRLTADIAVAFVRQRINYGSERYDYRVVSLPGKITWDRRDDLKNAKRGFYLQGGATPFKGFSGTGSGAQLTGEARVYRSMLTDDRLTFAARGRAGTVLGPTIIDTPPDYLFFSGGGGSVRGQPFESLGFRVPIPDTTETAYVGGQSLVNASMEARFQVREKIGAVAFLDASQIWDDGAWKGETKWHAGAGVGVRYDTPIGPLRFDVATPIHGNDEDSKVQLYLGLGQAF; from the coding sequence ATGAGGCAGACCGCAAAGCTGGTGGTCATCGCGCTGACGGTGATGGGTGGGGTCATGTCGCAGGCCGCCGCGCAATCCGCCTCATCCTCGAACCCTTTTTCCGGCCTGTCGCGCCTGTTCGGCGGCGGCGGTGAAAAGCCCGTCACGACCGAGGAAGGCCGCGTGCTCGGCCCGCCGGTCGAGTTGGACGTCGTCATCGTCGATGGCGACGACGACCTGCGCGACCCGGTCCGCAGCGCCTCGCTGGTCGCCGGCGCGCTGGCCGAGGATCGCAACACCGGGCAGGACATGCTGGCCGCCGCGCGCGGCGATTATGCGCGCGTGCTGGGCGTGATGTATGACGAGGGGTATTTCTCGGCCATCATCAACATCACCCTCGACGGGGTCGAGGCGGCGGGGATCGCGCCGCTCGATGCGCCGAAATATGTGGGCAAGGTGGTCATCGCCGTCGATCCCGGCCCAAGGTTCAAATTCGCCCGCGCCGAACTGGCGCCGCTGGCGCCCGGCACGCGGCCCGACCCGGATTATGCCGTGGGCGAGACCGCCGGGACCGGCATCATCAAGCGCGCCACGACATCAGCGATCCGCGACTGGCGCGACGCCAGCCACGCCAAGGCCCGTGTCGAAGGCCAGCAGATCATTGCCGACCACAACGCCGCCGCGCTGGAATCCTCAGTCGCGCTGCGCCCCGGCCCGCCGGTCACCTTCGGACGGCTTCATGCCAGCGGAAATGAACGCCTCTCGACCCGCCGCCTGCTGAAGATCGCCGGCTACCCCGAGGGCCGCCCCTTCGATCCTGACGAGCTGGAAACCGTCCGCAAGCGCCTGCGCCGCGCCGGCGTGTTCTCGGCCATCACCCTGGTCGAGGCCGACAATCTGAACCCCGACAACTCGATGGATATCGACCTGAAGGTGGTCGAGCAGAAGCCGCGCCGGATCGGCGCCGCCTTCGAGATCTCGAATGTCGATGGCGCCTCGCTGTCGGCCTATTGGCTGCACCGCAACCTGCTGGGCGGGGGCGAGCGGTTCCGCATCGAGGCCGCGATCAGCGACATCAAGGTCGATGGCGACGGGCGGGATTACTCTTTCGGGATGCGCATCGACCGCCCGGCCACGCTCAGCCCCGACACGACCGGCTATATCGACCTGCAACTGTCCGAAGATAACGAGCCCGATTACTACCTGCGCAGCGGCAGCTTTGCGCTGGGCTTCAACTATATCAAAAGCGACCGCCTGACCGCAGACATCGCCGTGGCCTTCGTCCGCCAGCGGATCAATTACGGCAGCGAGCGTTACGATTACCGCGTCGTCTCGCTGCCCGGCAAGATCACCTGGGACCGCCGCGACGATCTGAAGAACGCCAAGCGCGGCTTCTACCTGCAAGGCGGCGCGACGCCCTTCAAGGGGTTTTCCGGCACGGGCTCGGGCGCGCAACTGACCGGCGAGGCGCGGGTCTATCGCAGCATGCTGACCGATGACCGCCTGACCTTCGCCGCGCGCGGCCGGGCCGGCACCGTCCTTGGCCCCACGATCATCGACACCCCGCCCGACTATCTGTTCTTTTCCGGCGGCGGCGGCAGCGTCCGGGGCCAGCCCTTCGAATCCCTCGGCTTCCGCGTCCCCATCCCCGACACCACCGAAACCGCCTATGTCGGCGGCCAGAGCCTTGTGAACGCCAGCATGGAGGCCCGGTTTCAGGTCCGCGAAAAGATCGGCGCGGTGGCGTTTCTGGATGCCAGCCAGATCTGGGATGACGGCGCCTGGAAGGGCGAGACGAAATGGCATGCGGGCGCGGGCGTGGGGGTGCGCTATGACACGCCCATCGGGCCGCTTCGCTTCGACGTGGCGACGCCGATCCACGGCAATGACGAAGACAGCAAGGTCCAGCTTTACCTGGGCCTGGGACAGGCATTCTGA
- a CDS encoding glucokinase, whose translation MTKLLADVGGTNARLALARDGGVDRDSIIRYRDRDHASFGQVLQAYLQAQGQPRLDAVCIAVAGPVSGGQARMTNRDWQISESGLARMTGAPRVRLINDLMALGYASASLPATGQAVLRPAPADRARNGQSLVVGVGTGLNVCAVQRAPDGRIVCREAEEGHTRLPANIAQALADRIGADALRGFSSTEETFAGRGLERLHRCLHGGSAIGARALSEAAEAGEAEATATLDLLSDLFGLLLREYALRFMPLDGLWLAGSVARSLTSRADRIAAAFLSQPQMRHIPQDTPLLVIRDDMAALNGCLVALT comes from the coding sequence ATGACCAAGTTGCTGGCGGATGTGGGCGGAACCAATGCGCGGCTGGCGCTGGCGCGGGATGGCGGCGTCGACCGGGACAGCATCATCCGTTACCGCGACCGCGACCACGCCAGCTTCGGTCAGGTGCTGCAGGCGTATTTGCAGGCCCAGGGACAGCCGAGGCTGGACGCAGTCTGCATCGCGGTGGCCGGCCCGGTGAGCGGCGGTCAGGCCCGGATGACCAACCGCGACTGGCAGATCTCGGAATCCGGTCTGGCCCGCATGACCGGTGCCCCCCGTGTGCGGCTGATCAACGACCTGATGGCGCTGGGCTATGCCTCGGCCAGCCTGCCCGCCACGGGTCAGGCTGTGCTGCGCCCCGCCCCGGCCGACCGGGCGCGGAACGGGCAGTCGCTGGTCGTGGGCGTGGGCACCGGGCTGAATGTCTGCGCCGTTCAGCGCGCCCCCGATGGCCGGATCGTCTGCCGCGAGGCGGAGGAAGGCCACACCCGCCTGCCCGCCAACATCGCGCAGGCGCTGGCCGACCGGATCGGGGCCGACGCGCTGCGCGGCTTTTCGTCCACCGAGGAAACCTTCGCCGGGCGCGGGCTGGAACGGCTGCATCGCTGCCTGCATGGCGGGTCCGCGATCGGCGCCCGCGCCCTGTCCGAAGCCGCCGAGGCGGGCGAGGCCGAGGCCACGGCCACGCTCGATCTGCTCAGCGACCTGTTTGGCCTTTTGCTGCGCGAATACGCGCTGCGCTTCATGCCGCTGGACGGGCTGTGGCTGGCCGGATCGGTGGCCCGCAGCCTGACCAGCCGCGCCGACCGGATCGCCGCCGCCTTCCTGTCCCAGCCGCAGATGCGCCACATCCCGCAGGACACGCCGCTGCTGGTCATCCGCGACGACATGGCGGCGCTGAATGGCTGTCTTGTCGCGCTCACCTGA